Proteins encoded in a region of the uncultured Paludibaculum sp. genome:
- a CDS encoding 2-aminoethylphosphonate--pyruvate transaminase, with amino-acid sequence MFVPGPVSTSPRVKAAMLRDLSARDGEFVEIVRSIQRALGGLAGPEYEVVLLPGSGAAAVECVIGSALPRHGKLLVAINGEYGRRIARVGAALGVDTRRMEWPAQAPVEPDQIALMLERDPAITHVAAVHCESSTGLLNPIEEIGHAVHDAGRIFLVDAISTFGGTTIDLPGAHIQFLITSASKCLQSVPGVALAVVQRAALERCVGQARGVCLDLAAQWLALLHGGQFRSTPPTHALLALHQALIELSEEGGPRGRGARYAANARTLLAGMSSLGFEPLLPPELRSRMVTAFRYPGHSHFQFDVFHALLHKRGFVLDTSQGGPGDYFRVATMGALYPEDFERFTHAVHEVLTMMDVDWARPAATAVASDTMVRG; translated from the coding sequence TTGTTTGTTCCGGGACCGGTCAGCACCAGTCCGCGTGTGAAGGCCGCGATGCTGCGGGATCTCAGCGCGCGGGATGGGGAATTTGTCGAGATCGTCCGGTCGATCCAGCGGGCGTTGGGCGGGCTGGCGGGGCCGGAGTACGAAGTGGTGTTGTTGCCCGGCTCCGGCGCGGCGGCGGTGGAGTGCGTGATTGGTTCGGCGCTGCCGCGTCACGGCAAGTTGCTGGTGGCGATCAACGGCGAGTATGGCCGCCGGATCGCGCGGGTGGGCGCCGCGCTTGGAGTGGACACGCGCCGCATGGAATGGCCCGCGCAGGCGCCGGTGGAGCCGGACCAGATTGCGCTCATGCTGGAACGCGACCCGGCCATTACGCACGTCGCGGCGGTTCACTGCGAGTCTTCCACCGGGCTGCTGAACCCGATCGAGGAGATTGGGCATGCCGTCCACGACGCGGGGCGGATCTTCCTTGTGGACGCCATCAGTACCTTTGGCGGCACGACGATCGACCTGCCCGGTGCCCACATCCAGTTCCTGATCACCTCGGCCAGTAAGTGCCTGCAGAGTGTGCCGGGTGTCGCCCTGGCAGTGGTCCAGCGAGCCGCACTGGAGCGGTGCGTGGGCCAGGCGCGCGGCGTCTGTCTGGATCTGGCGGCGCAATGGCTGGCGCTGCTGCATGGCGGACAGTTCCGGTCCACGCCGCCGACGCATGCGCTGCTGGCGCTTCACCAGGCATTGATCGAGTTGAGTGAAGAGGGCGGTCCGCGCGGCCGGGGTGCTCGCTATGCGGCCAATGCGCGCACGCTGTTGGCTGGCATGAGTTCGCTTGGCTTTGAGCCGCTGCTGCCGCCGGAGTTGCGCAGCCGCATGGTGACGGCGTTCCGCTATCCGGGCCACTCTCACTTCCAGTTCGACGTGTTTCACGCGCTGCTGCACAAGCGGGGCTTCGTGCTGGACACGAGCCAAGGTGGTCCGGGCGACTACTTCCGTGTCGCTACGATGGGTGCTCTCTACCCCGAGGACTTCGAGCGTTTCACCCACGCCGTTCATGAAGTCCTGACCATGATGGACGTGGATTGGGCCCGCCCAGCGGCCACGGCTGTGGCGAGCGACACTATGGTGAGGGGGTGA
- a CDS encoding VWA domain-containing protein, whose translation MFFANLSALEFLALFAAASAATVALYLLIRARRQYTVATLRFWQSARQDVQQKRRKRVDQPWSLLLQLLAIACLLLAIAQPRLGRPDTSGLDHVLLLDNSAWLQNQVLRADSQRLALAWLKRVPSQDRVMVVRADSLATPVTRFESNHAAVEAAIKASQPSSSALDLQPAFDLAQQAMRLEARSAGEVLYVGPGKIEPNSSLNPPKNLRVLSTKDVPANLGLTRVTVRRDANDATLFNASVTARNYSSTPYNVPLTVGLGGALVSNQLVSLPPHGDTVSNFSFRSTAAGWLEARLNARDGLPADDRALLEIPAPRRLRVAVYSSEPDLLRPLLSSDARVEAAYYPPSQYASNVNADLVILDSFSPAAMPDKASLLIRPGTNDAAITRWNAAQPIATGIHSKDMKLKGARVLTPGSGDVVVAESAQGPLILASAVQGQPKRVTLGFHPLHADLRYELTTPLLFANLMQWFSPETFLHQEVLAATPGSISVDLNEIAPPGQIRVLDAEGASLPFTVDGRTVRFFTASPSTVRVLAPNSELMFALSLPGLGSTAWQIPAGAARGLAAPVATTPLPKEMWQILAILGALLIGLEWFLYRGKPVAPLAIALKVASLAAVALSLFQPGLPVHETKLGVAVLADTSASISGADLATESKLVTSIDDARGRHIVRVLPFARSIRMAQPQEYASGWKLRGTGGEMGRETSLESAIREASATLPAGLIPRIVLISDGKENSGSVARAAWQAKQLGIPIDTYALPGQPEPKLKLESASLPSVAFTGERFPIELTVESPSAAAGVLELFAEGKQLGSTPVTLEPGVNHLHVSAAVATPGAIDFLVTLKTPNLGELRVEQAVSLRRPRLLYLSQDASGMESHLFATLTAAQFDVVTNVVFASARFDDYQVVLFNNWDMEAIPPARKAELERFVQQGGGLMVIGGEHNIYVDKKNQPLDALDRTLPALIAPPRSPEGAAVILIVDKSSSMEGRKMELARLAAIGVVENLRPIDQVGVLIFDNSFQWAVPLRRAEDRTLIKRLIAGITPDGGTQIAPALTESYKRMLTATGAYKHIVLLTDGISEEGDSMTVSRDAANNRITISTVGLGQDVNRAYLEKVALTAKGKAYFLTDPSGLEQILLKDVMEHTGSTTVEKTIQPKVTHQAEILEGLPMDKTPALKGYVRFQAKPTAETILSITSSVSGEKDDPLLTRWQYGLGRVSVFTSDAKSRWAAAWVSWPGYDKFWGNVLRDLLPHSQPALSTLTNDSANGYLTAEYRLSPSVPAPEKLPELFAIGPDGFQAPVALERLSADHFRGKVAVGARKGLFRVRPLVESRAFPEVGLYLPEPEVTTYGNNPLLLQQLAAYTGGRFNPPAKRIFDASGPGLPASMRLWPGLLAAAILFNLLELAWRRLFPGLKWNGLRTRLARAA comes from the coding sequence TTGTTTTTTGCCAATCTGAGCGCGCTTGAGTTCCTGGCCCTCTTTGCCGCGGCATCCGCCGCCACCGTGGCGCTGTACCTGCTCATCCGTGCCAGGCGCCAATATACCGTGGCCACCCTGCGGTTCTGGCAGAGCGCCCGGCAGGACGTCCAGCAGAAGCGCCGCAAGCGGGTCGACCAACCGTGGTCTCTACTGCTGCAGTTGCTCGCCATCGCCTGTCTGCTGCTGGCCATCGCCCAACCCCGCCTCGGGCGGCCCGACACTTCCGGCCTCGATCACGTCCTGCTGCTGGACAACTCCGCCTGGCTGCAAAACCAGGTGTTGCGCGCCGACTCGCAACGCCTCGCCTTGGCCTGGCTGAAACGCGTCCCTTCGCAGGATCGCGTCATGGTCGTGCGAGCCGACTCCCTGGCCACGCCCGTTACCCGCTTTGAGTCCAATCACGCCGCGGTCGAAGCGGCGATCAAAGCATCTCAACCGTCCTCCTCCGCCCTCGACCTGCAGCCGGCATTCGACCTGGCCCAGCAGGCGATGCGGCTGGAGGCGCGCAGCGCTGGCGAGGTCCTCTATGTCGGGCCCGGCAAGATTGAGCCGAACTCGTCGTTGAACCCGCCGAAGAACCTGCGGGTACTCAGCACAAAGGACGTCCCCGCGAATCTGGGCCTGACCCGCGTCACAGTCCGCCGCGACGCCAATGACGCCACGCTCTTCAACGCCTCGGTGACCGCCCGCAACTACTCCTCGACGCCCTACAACGTACCGCTCACCGTCGGCCTGGGCGGGGCGCTGGTGTCGAACCAACTCGTCAGCCTGCCGCCGCACGGCGACACCGTGTCGAACTTCTCGTTCCGCTCGACAGCCGCCGGCTGGCTGGAAGCGCGGCTGAATGCCCGCGACGGTCTTCCGGCCGACGACCGCGCCCTGCTGGAGATCCCCGCGCCGCGGCGGCTCCGCGTGGCTGTCTACTCTAGCGAGCCAGACCTGCTGCGGCCCCTGTTGAGCTCCGACGCGCGCGTCGAAGCCGCCTATTACCCGCCGTCTCAGTACGCCTCGAACGTGAACGCCGATCTGGTGATTCTCGATTCGTTTTCGCCGGCCGCGATGCCCGATAAGGCCAGCCTGCTCATCCGCCCGGGCACGAACGACGCGGCCATCACCCGCTGGAACGCGGCCCAGCCCATCGCCACCGGCATTCACTCCAAAGACATGAAGCTCAAGGGCGCGCGCGTGCTGACGCCCGGCAGCGGAGACGTCGTCGTGGCCGAGTCGGCACAGGGCCCCCTGATTCTGGCCAGTGCCGTCCAAGGGCAACCCAAACGGGTCACGCTCGGCTTCCACCCGCTCCATGCCGATCTCCGCTACGAGCTGACAACCCCGCTGCTCTTCGCCAACCTGATGCAGTGGTTCTCGCCGGAAACGTTCCTCCACCAGGAGGTCCTGGCGGCCACCCCGGGCTCCATCAGCGTCGACTTGAACGAGATCGCGCCGCCCGGCCAGATCCGGGTACTGGATGCGGAAGGCGCTTCGCTGCCCTTCACAGTGGATGGACGCACGGTCCGTTTCTTCACGGCCTCGCCGTCGACGGTGCGGGTCCTCGCGCCCAACTCCGAATTGATGTTCGCCTTGTCCCTGCCCGGCCTGGGCTCCACGGCGTGGCAGATCCCGGCCGGCGCGGCGCGCGGTCTGGCTGCGCCGGTGGCCACCACCCCGCTCCCCAAGGAGATGTGGCAGATCCTTGCCATCCTCGGCGCGCTCCTCATCGGTCTGGAGTGGTTCCTCTACCGTGGCAAGCCAGTCGCACCGTTGGCCATCGCCTTGAAAGTGGCCAGTCTGGCGGCCGTTGCCCTCTCGCTATTCCAGCCGGGCCTGCCTGTGCATGAGACAAAGCTGGGCGTGGCTGTCCTGGCCGACACGTCGGCCAGTATCTCCGGCGCCGATCTGGCCACGGAGTCCAAACTCGTTACCAGCATCGACGATGCGCGCGGCCGGCACATTGTCCGGGTGCTGCCCTTCGCCCGGTCCATCCGCATGGCCCAGCCCCAGGAATACGCCTCCGGCTGGAAGCTGCGCGGCACCGGTGGAGAGATGGGCCGGGAAACGAGCCTGGAGAGCGCCATCCGCGAGGCCTCGGCGACTTTGCCGGCGGGCCTGATCCCGCGTATCGTACTGATCTCCGACGGCAAGGAGAACTCAGGCTCCGTGGCTCGCGCAGCCTGGCAGGCGAAGCAGCTTGGCATCCCCATCGACACCTACGCCCTACCGGGGCAGCCAGAACCCAAGTTGAAGCTCGAGTCCGCCAGCCTGCCCTCCGTCGCCTTCACCGGCGAGCGCTTCCCCATCGAGCTGACCGTCGAGAGCCCCTCCGCCGCGGCCGGTGTCCTGGAGCTGTTTGCGGAAGGTAAGCAACTCGGCTCCACCCCAGTGACCCTGGAGCCCGGCGTGAACCATCTCCACGTGAGCGCCGCCGTGGCGACGCCTGGCGCCATTGATTTCCTGGTGACCTTGAAGACACCCAACCTGGGCGAGTTGCGGGTGGAGCAAGCGGTTTCGCTACGCCGTCCGCGCCTGCTGTACCTATCTCAGGACGCCTCCGGCATGGAGTCGCACCTGTTCGCGACCCTCACCGCCGCGCAATTCGACGTCGTGACGAACGTCGTTTTCGCCAGCGCCCGGTTCGACGACTACCAGGTGGTGCTGTTCAACAACTGGGACATGGAAGCAATCCCGCCGGCCCGCAAGGCGGAATTGGAGCGCTTTGTCCAACAAGGCGGCGGCCTGATGGTGATCGGCGGCGAGCACAACATCTACGTCGACAAGAAAAACCAGCCGCTGGATGCCCTCGACCGCACATTGCCGGCCCTCATCGCGCCCCCCCGCAGCCCGGAAGGCGCGGCGGTCATTCTCATCGTCGACAAGTCCTCTTCCATGGAAGGACGCAAGATGGAACTCGCCCGGCTGGCGGCCATCGGCGTCGTGGAAAACCTCCGCCCCATCGATCAGGTGGGCGTGCTGATCTTCGACAACTCCTTCCAGTGGGCCGTGCCCCTGCGGCGCGCCGAAGACCGCACGCTCATCAAGCGGCTCATCGCCGGCATCACCCCGGACGGCGGCACGCAGATCGCCCCCGCCTTGACCGAGAGCTACAAGCGAATGCTCACCGCGACGGGCGCCTACAAGCACATCGTGCTGCTCACCGACGGCATCTCGGAAGAGGGCGATTCCATGACCGTATCGCGGGATGCCGCCAACAACCGCATCACCATCTCCACGGTGGGCCTGGGGCAGGATGTGAATCGGGCCTATCTGGAGAAGGTCGCGCTCACGGCTAAGGGAAAGGCCTACTTCCTCACCGATCCCTCCGGCCTCGAACAGATCCTGTTGAAGGATGTCATGGAGCACACCGGCTCCACTACGGTGGAGAAGACCATCCAGCCCAAGGTGACACACCAGGCGGAGATCCTCGAAGGCTTGCCCATGGACAAGACACCGGCGCTGAAAGGCTATGTACGCTTCCAGGCCAAGCCGACGGCCGAGACGATTCTGTCCATCACCTCATCGGTCTCCGGGGAGAAAGACGATCCCCTGCTCACCCGCTGGCAGTACGGCCTGGGCCGGGTTTCGGTCTTCACTTCCGATGCGAAGTCGCGTTGGGCGGCGGCCTGGGTCTCGTGGCCGGGTTACGACAAGTTCTGGGGCAACGTCCTGCGGGATCTCCTGCCTCACTCGCAGCCGGCCCTCTCCACCCTCACCAACGACTCCGCCAACGGTTACCTGACGGCGGAGTACCGGTTGTCGCCGTCAGTGCCGGCGCCCGAAAAGCTGCCCGAGTTGTTCGCGATCGGCCCCGATGGATTCCAGGCCCCCGTGGCGTTGGAGCGGCTGTCAGCCGACCATTTCCGAGGCAAGGTGGCCGTCGGCGCCCGGAAAGGCCTGTTCCGCGTTCGGCCGCTGGTGGAATCCCGTGCCTTCCCCGAAGTGGGCCTGTATCTGCCGGAGCCCGAAGTCACCACCTACGGCAACAACCCGCTGCTCCTGCAGCAGTTGGCGGCCTATACCGGGGGGCGTTTCAATCCGCCCGCCAAGCGCATTTTCGATGCCTCTGGCCCCGGCTTGCCCGCCTCTATGAGGCTGTGGCCGGGCCTGTTGGCCGCGGCCATCCTGTTCAACCTTCTGGAACTGGCGTGGCGCCGGCTGTTTCCGGGCCTGAAGTGGAACGGCCTCAGAACACGATTGGCCCGCGCCGCCTGA
- a CDS encoding S9 family peptidase — protein sequence MKLCLLFTAVLLLANVAAHAQKAPFTAAEMLKLKRISEPNVAPDGHAVVFTVGVVDVEKNGQDRQVWIVSPNGTGLRQLTREGNNTGARFSPDSKSIAFISTRGGSSQIWTMDADGSKPKQLTKLASEADGVIWSPDGKAVVFTSEVYPECNADDACNAKLIEAESKSKVKARTYTSLLYRHWTAWRGKRVKHLMVAQLEDGVVKDLTPGFKFDVPPFSLGGGGDYAISPDSKEVCYAANLDEDQATSTNWELYTVPIEGGEAKKISTSPGADASPQYSPDGKWIAWRMQVRAGYESDRWRLVVMDRESGHINVLTENLDRHVTGFTWHPDSRRLAFTVEDRGRQQAQLISVTGGGVRAMTQGATHVDDLQFTSDGKTLIYTEVTGASPTEIYKASSSGGAPEPLTRLNESFLANHDLRKLEEFTVTGAEGAQVHSYLLKPPNFDGSKKYPVLFLIHGGPQGAWGESFSYRWNQQVFATAGFVVIMPNPRGSTGYGTKFTDEINGDWGGKAYEDIMSVADYVAKLPYVDADRMAASGGSYGGYMVDWIAGHTNRFKALVSHAGVYDLASMGGETEELWFSSWEFKGFPWQNQEMYDRWSPSRSAANFKTPTLVIHGELDYRVPYGQGLQLFTALQAQKVPSKLLVFPDEGHWVLKPQNSLLWYSTFLDWVEEWTKKP from the coding sequence ATGAAGCTCTGTTTGCTGTTCACGGCGGTGCTGCTGCTGGCGAACGTAGCCGCCCATGCGCAAAAGGCGCCCTTCACCGCCGCGGAGATGCTGAAGTTGAAGCGTATCTCCGAGCCCAATGTGGCTCCAGATGGACACGCCGTTGTCTTTACCGTGGGCGTTGTGGATGTCGAGAAGAACGGCCAGGACCGCCAAGTATGGATTGTTTCCCCGAATGGAACCGGCCTGCGCCAACTCACCCGGGAGGGCAACAATACAGGCGCCCGCTTCTCGCCGGATTCGAAATCGATCGCGTTCATTTCCACGCGTGGCGGGTCGTCCCAGATCTGGACCATGGACGCCGACGGCAGCAAGCCCAAGCAGTTGACCAAGCTCGCCAGCGAAGCCGATGGCGTCATCTGGTCTCCGGACGGGAAGGCTGTGGTGTTCACCAGCGAGGTCTATCCGGAGTGCAACGCGGACGATGCCTGCAACGCGAAGCTGATCGAGGCGGAAAGCAAGAGCAAGGTGAAGGCGCGCACCTACACGTCGCTGCTGTACCGTCACTGGACGGCCTGGCGCGGCAAGCGGGTGAAGCACCTGATGGTGGCGCAGCTTGAGGATGGCGTGGTGAAGGACCTTACTCCGGGCTTCAAGTTCGACGTTCCGCCGTTTTCGCTCGGCGGCGGCGGTGACTACGCCATCTCGCCCGACAGCAAGGAGGTCTGCTACGCCGCCAACCTGGATGAGGACCAGGCCACCAGCACCAATTGGGAACTCTACACCGTCCCTATCGAGGGCGGGGAGGCCAAGAAGATCTCGACGAGCCCCGGCGCCGATGCCAGCCCGCAATACTCTCCGGACGGCAAGTGGATCGCGTGGCGGATGCAGGTTCGTGCGGGGTATGAGAGCGATCGCTGGCGGCTGGTGGTGATGGACCGGGAGTCGGGCCACATCAACGTATTGACCGAGAATCTTGACCGGCATGTGACCGGCTTCACCTGGCATCCCGATTCGCGCCGCCTGGCCTTTACCGTGGAGGACCGCGGCCGCCAGCAGGCGCAACTGATCTCAGTGACGGGCGGCGGCGTCCGAGCCATGACACAGGGCGCGACGCACGTCGACGATCTCCAGTTCACCTCCGACGGCAAGACCCTCATCTATACCGAAGTGACGGGCGCGAGCCCCACCGAGATCTACAAGGCTTCCAGCTCCGGCGGCGCGCCGGAGCCGCTCACGCGCCTCAATGAGTCGTTTCTGGCCAACCACGATCTGCGCAAGCTGGAGGAGTTCACGGTGACCGGCGCCGAGGGCGCTCAGGTCCACTCCTACCTGCTGAAGCCGCCGAACTTCGACGGTTCCAAGAAGTACCCGGTTCTGTTCCTCATCCATGGAGGACCGCAGGGTGCGTGGGGCGAGAGCTTCAGCTACCGCTGGAATCAACAGGTATTCGCGACGGCCGGCTTTGTGGTCATCATGCCCAATCCGCGCGGCTCCACGGGCTATGGCACCAAGTTCACCGATGAGATCAACGGCGACTGGGGCGGCAAGGCGTATGAGGACATCATGTCCGTCGCCGATTACGTGGCCAAACTGCCGTACGTCGATGCCGACCGCATGGCGGCCTCGGGCGGCAGCTATGGCGGATACATGGTGGACTGGATTGCCGGCCACACCAACCGCTTCAAGGCTCTGGTTTCGCACGCCGGTGTCTACGATCTGGCCAGCATGGGGGGCGAGACCGAGGAGCTGTGGTTCTCCTCCTGGGAGTTTAAGGGATTCCCCTGGCAGAACCAGGAGATGTACGACCGCTGGTCGCCGTCGCGTAGTGCCGCCAACTTCAAGACGCCGACTCTGGTCATCCATGGGGAACTCGACTACCGCGTGCCCTACGGCCAGGGTCTTCAGCTCTTTACGGCGCTGCAGGCCCAGAAGGTCCCGTCCAAGCTGCTGGTCTTCCCCGACGAGGGACACTGGGTGTTGAAACCGCAGAATTCCCTGCTGTGGTATTCCACCTTCCTCGACTGGGTGGAGGAGTGGACGAAGAAACCCTGA
- the phnX gene encoding phosphonoacetaldehyde hydrolase yields the protein MDFVYRRSYRGRVRAVIFDLAGTTVDFGCRAPVAALVELFQRHGAEISVEEVRQSMGMHKKDHLRTILQSRTVADQWRASRGATPDEADVERLFTEFVPIQTAAISRHSDVIPGVSETVSQLRKRGIRIGATTGYSREMIRGLLRDVAASGFQPDHLVCADDVPAGRPAPWMAVTSAMKLGIYPLEACVKVGDTVADIEEGLNAGMWTVGVTWAGNEVGLSERECESLGPDELTRRVTRATERLGAAGAHFVIESVQDLVSVIETIDSRMAAGAKP from the coding sequence ATGGATTTCGTCTATCGCCGCAGTTACCGGGGCCGTGTTCGGGCTGTCATCTTCGACCTGGCTGGGACCACGGTCGATTTTGGCTGCCGCGCGCCAGTGGCGGCGCTGGTTGAGCTGTTCCAGCGGCACGGGGCCGAGATTTCCGTCGAGGAAGTGCGGCAGTCCATGGGGATGCACAAGAAAGACCACCTGCGGACGATCCTGCAGTCGAGGACGGTCGCGGACCAGTGGCGGGCGTCGCGCGGGGCAACGCCGGATGAAGCCGACGTGGAGCGGCTGTTCACTGAGTTCGTTCCCATTCAGACGGCCGCTATCTCGCGGCACTCCGACGTGATTCCCGGCGTGAGCGAGACGGTCAGTCAACTGCGGAAGCGCGGCATCCGGATTGGGGCTACGACCGGTTACAGCCGCGAGATGATCAGGGGCCTGCTGCGCGATGTAGCCGCGAGCGGGTTTCAGCCCGACCACCTGGTTTGCGCGGATGACGTTCCGGCCGGGCGGCCGGCCCCGTGGATGGCCGTCACTTCGGCCATGAAGCTGGGGATCTATCCGCTGGAGGCCTGCGTCAAGGTGGGCGATACGGTGGCCGATATCGAGGAAGGTCTCAACGCCGGAATGTGGACCGTAGGTGTCACCTGGGCCGGCAATGAGGTGGGGCTATCGGAACGGGAGTGCGAGTCGCTGGGTCCGGATGAGCTGACGCGCCGCGTCACGCGTGCCACTGAACGCCTGGGTGCGGCTGGCGCTCACTTCGTGATCGAGAGTGTGCAGGATCTGGTGTCGGTGATTGAGACCATCGATTCCAGGATGGCCGCCGGGGCCAAACCGTAA
- a CDS encoding gamma carbonic anhydrase family protein, with translation MIRPYRGIYPRIAQTAYVDQASTVIGDVTMGERSSVWPSAVLRGDVNKIVIGEETNIQDGSVLHGELDKYPVILGNRVTVGHMVCLHGCVVEDDVLVGIGAIVLNGAKVGRGSVIAAGALVPEEMEIPPESMVMGVPAKVRRQVTEEEKARFKENAQRYIRYRQDYRDEAAH, from the coding sequence ATGATTCGTCCATACCGGGGCATCTACCCAAGGATTGCCCAGACCGCTTACGTCGATCAGGCTTCCACTGTCATCGGCGACGTCACCATGGGAGAGCGCTCGTCCGTGTGGCCCAGCGCCGTGCTGCGTGGCGACGTGAACAAGATTGTGATCGGCGAGGAGACCAACATCCAGGACGGCTCCGTGCTGCATGGAGAACTGGATAAGTATCCGGTGATCCTCGGCAACCGCGTGACCGTCGGGCACATGGTCTGCCTGCACGGCTGCGTCGTGGAAGATGACGTTCTGGTCGGGATTGGTGCCATCGTCCTGAATGGCGCGAAGGTCGGGCGAGGATCGGTGATTGCCGCCGGCGCCCTGGTGCCCGAAGAGATGGAAATCCCGCCCGAGTCAATGGTGATGGGCGTGCCGGCCAAAGTCCGCCGCCAGGTCACCGAGGAAGAGAAAGCGCGCTTCAAAGAGAACGCCCAGCGCTATATCCGCTATCGCCAGGACTACCGCGACGAAGCGGCGCACTAA
- the hisS gene encoding histidine--tRNA ligase has product MIKAVRGTRDILPPSSAVWNHVEAITREVFRSFHYHEIRTPIFEETALFARGVGEETDIVSKEMYTWDDRDGSSITLRPENTASVIRAYIEHRLDQIPGLTKLYYIGPMFRRERPQKGRYRQFSQIGAECIGTESAAVDAEVIELAMEILTRCGAQNPTLLLNSVGCKKCRPVFVEALRERLQSVKSTMCTDCQRRADTNPLRVLDCKVPEDQPIIDALPSILDYLDPECSAHFETVKSLLTARELTYEIRPRLVRGLDYYMRTTFEVTHGALGAQNSILGGGRYDGLAESLGSKVAAPGIGFSIGEDRLVMAIEEQTNAEDLAKLDVFLVPMGDAALRHAALLARDLRRGGYVVEVSTDHKLKRAMETANKLKARYALILGDNEIEAGVYALKNMATGEQQNLTREQLPSALL; this is encoded by the coding sequence ATGATCAAAGCAGTCCGAGGGACCCGAGACATTCTGCCGCCTTCGTCGGCCGTGTGGAATCACGTGGAAGCCATTACGCGCGAGGTGTTTCGCTCGTTCCACTACCACGAGATCCGAACGCCCATCTTCGAGGAGACCGCCCTGTTCGCGCGCGGCGTGGGCGAAGAGACCGACATCGTCTCCAAGGAAATGTACACCTGGGACGACCGCGACGGTTCGTCCATCACCTTGAGACCGGAAAACACGGCGTCCGTCATCCGGGCCTACATCGAGCACCGTCTGGACCAGATTCCGGGCCTGACCAAGCTCTACTACATCGGCCCGATGTTCCGCCGCGAGCGCCCGCAGAAGGGCCGTTACCGGCAGTTTTCGCAGATCGGCGCGGAGTGCATCGGCACGGAGTCGGCCGCTGTCGACGCCGAGGTAATCGAACTGGCGATGGAGATTCTCACGCGCTGCGGCGCGCAGAATCCCACTCTTCTGCTGAACTCCGTGGGCTGTAAGAAGTGCCGCCCCGTGTTTGTGGAAGCGCTGCGCGAGCGGCTGCAGTCCGTGAAGAGCACGATGTGTACCGACTGCCAGCGCCGCGCCGATACGAATCCTCTGCGCGTGCTGGACTGCAAAGTACCTGAGGATCAGCCCATCATCGACGCGCTGCCGTCGATCCTCGACTACCTGGACCCGGAGTGCTCCGCGCACTTCGAGACCGTGAAGTCCCTGCTAACGGCCCGCGAGCTGACCTACGAGATCCGCCCGCGCCTGGTGCGTGGGCTGGACTACTACATGCGCACGACCTTCGAGGTGACGCACGGCGCATTGGGCGCACAGAACTCGATTCTGGGTGGCGGCCGTTACGACGGCTTGGCCGAATCGCTGGGCTCGAAGGTGGCGGCGCCGGGCATCGGCTTCTCCATAGGAGAAGACCGACTGGTGATGGCCATCGAGGAGCAAACCAACGCGGAGGACCTGGCGAAGCTGGATGTCTTCCTGGTGCCCATGGGCGATGCGGCCTTGCGGCATGCGGCCCTGCTAGCCCGCGACCTGCGCCGCGGCGGATACGTAGTGGAAGTCTCCACCGACCACAAGCTGAAACGTGCCATGGAGACGGCGAATAAATTGAAGGCGCGTTACGCCCTCATCCTAGGTGACAACGAGATCGAGGCCGGGGTCTATGCGCTCAAGAACATGGCCACCGGCGAGCAGCAGAACCTGACCCGCGAGCAGTTGCCGTCTGCGCTGCTGTAG
- a CDS encoding DUF58 domain-containing protein, which yields MASPLLDRQLLERLERLTIRWQRSFRGLVGGHNISRYSGPGQEFLDHRNFHQGDDLRAVNWRAFMRLEKLFLKMFQVEPRTPIRLLLDSSYSMTASPEPGAGTKFDYARRLAAALTYVGLVRHDSILIQPFHEKLDDSHLASGGRHRFGPVSDFLSALEPGGRTSYFEMVRQFISAYSKPGLLIVISDFLDDAEVLKPLQYLADFGHELMLVQVWTDSDRSPDLKGDVMLTDAESGGSLEISLDAETCKTYTEEFDRYAGAIENLALRSGGRYAGFSTSVPLEEAIFTALNQAGAELQRAPRSA from the coding sequence ATGGCCTCTCCCCTGCTGGACCGTCAACTACTGGAACGACTTGAGCGGCTGACCATTCGCTGGCAAAGGTCGTTTCGCGGCCTGGTGGGCGGCCACAACATCTCGCGCTACTCCGGTCCGGGCCAGGAGTTCCTCGATCACCGCAACTTCCACCAGGGCGACGACCTGCGGGCCGTCAACTGGCGCGCCTTCATGCGGCTGGAGAAACTCTTCCTGAAAATGTTCCAGGTGGAGCCCCGCACGCCCATCCGGCTGCTGCTGGACTCCTCTTACTCCATGACGGCCTCCCCGGAGCCCGGCGCCGGCACCAAGTTCGACTATGCCCGGCGTTTGGCCGCCGCGCTGACCTATGTCGGACTCGTCCGCCACGACTCCATTCTGATTCAGCCGTTCCACGAGAAGCTGGACGATTCTCACCTCGCCTCCGGCGGCCGCCACCGCTTCGGGCCGGTCAGCGACTTTTTATCCGCTCTCGAACCAGGCGGCCGCACGTCTTACTTTGAGATGGTGCGGCAGTTCATCTCGGCCTACTCAAAACCCGGGCTGCTCATCGTCATCTCCGATTTCCTCGACGACGCCGAAGTATTGAAGCCACTACAGTACCTGGCCGACTTCGGCCACGAGCTGATGCTGGTCCAGGTGTGGACCGATTCCGACCGGTCGCCCGATCTGAAGGGAGACGTGATGTTGACCGACGCCGAATCGGGCGGGTCCTTGGAGATCTCCCTGGACGCGGAGACCTGTAAAACTTATACGGAAGAGTTCGATCGGTATGCAGGCGCCATAGAAAATCTCGCGCTGCGCTCGGGCGGACGTTACGCCGGCTTCTCGACATCCGTCCCATTGGAAGAGGCCATTTTCACGGCCTTGAATCAAGCCGGCGCGGAACTGCAACGCGCCCCGCGGAGTGCATAG